ATGTATAACAATCGTAAAACATTTCTTCTAGACTTTACAGTAAAAGACAAAACGtaaatcagaagagagagagagagagagagagagagagagagagagagagagagagagagagagagagagagagagagagagagagagcagatgatccatatattgtaatataatcacaatatcaaaaacaaatttAGAAAGTCAGTTATTACGAAAAAAACTGATACCAATCAGTAAACAAAAATTGTAAAATGAAAGGAATACACGAATTGGCAACATCAAGAACTTGTTGATACACACTAActtaaggaaaaaatattgttatcatagaAATGTGTACATAactacagtatatgtatatgtatatgaggagagagagagagaggagagaggagagagaggagagagagagagagagagagagagagagagagagagagagagagagagagagagagagagagagagagagaaagagagagggagaagagagagagagagagagaagaaaagagagagagagagagaggagagaagagaaagagagagagaggggagtgagagagagagagagagagagagagaaggggatgagagaggaaagaaggagatggggagagagagagggaaaagagagaggagagagagagagaaagagagagagagagagagagagagagtatggaagagagagagagagagagagagagagtatgggagagagagagtgagagatgggagagagagagagagagagacgagagaatgaggagagagaagaggagagagtatgaggagagagaagagagagagagagagatgagagagagggagagagggaggaggagaggagagagagaagagagagagagcaacaaaaaaaaaaacaacaaagcacacacacacacacacacacacacacacacacacaccacacacacacacccacacacacacacacacacacacacacacacacacacacacacacacacacacacacacacacacacacacacacacctgtccgtACGCGTTCAGATTTTGTCCATCAGTATGCGTAAAATGTACTAGTGTACATGGATATCATCCGATGAAAATGTTCAAAGGCAAAACGTCTATATGCGATCATCAGCGGTTGCTGAAATATGTGATTACATTTTGTATGAAATTAACTTTACATGCTTTGTGTTGAATCGTGGCATTTATTGGTGTATGACCTTTCTTTAGACTTCAAAGAAACTATAAATTAgtaaattattgaaaataaaaccTTTGACGTAAAATACACATAATCTTCAacttatcttaataataatgctactaaaaCAATTGGAATTGAGCAATACTATAAAAGCATTTGGAAAATGGCGCTGATATGAAAtaactttttcataaaaataagacACAAGAAGAGGATTTCATGGAATAAATAATTAACGTCAAGCATCTCTGTTATTTCCAATATACGAGTATGTTTAGTTATTAATTTTTCAATACATAGATGGCGTCTTTGTGACCTCGCTATGTTAAAACGTAAAGCATcgataataacttaataaaacaaatatcccttacatttttttctatatcataaaCACGTGGTTGACATAACCTAATACCATACCTTGAATCTATTACCAGTTTAAAGAGGTTCTTTAATTGATGAATAACTACGAAATAGTCACCGATAGATGGCTCTCTATTAAACTTAAATAAGTACCTGGCAACTCGGCATTAGGCAAAAACGTCCCGAGTGTCTCATATTCCCACCTGTCAGTGTGGCTGTGTGATTCTTCCTTCCACGTCACGAATTTGTTTACTGTAAGCCGCTATTTTGTTATAtccttcatgtttatttttttcttaaaggagTTTGAAGGCATTTTGTCATCACGAGTTATGTTTTACGTACTTTTGGCCTTGTGTGAATGGCCAGTTGATGCTGGGTGGATTTATTGGGTGTAGGCGTGAAAACATATGATTCTGATGCTACCTGGTCCAGGTTAATTAGAATTCATGTATTATTATCTACTTGTGTTTGTTGTCACCGCCAGCTGATAATTTGTTCAGGATATGTTGGCTGATAGTAACAGAACACAGGGAATGGCCTTcaagataggattttttttttctctcgtgagTAGTTGATCAATCTGAACCCACTTGAATCTCCTCTGATCAGTATTAAATAGATTAGTCTGTAGTTCTGATAGTGGGTGCAGTGATAAGCAAATTGTATTCACCATGCTTCATCAGTTCGTGCCCTGGCAAAAGCCGACTTAAATCCAGTATATATCTACCTAACTAGGGACAACTTAGGGGCTCTGTCATCAAGAGAGGAAGAAACTGCGCTCATTTTTTGatgcaagaaataatctgcagacatgaATGGTAACGtcacaaataaatggaaaaggcTGCGGCAAGAGCTGCTCATAGCCAGCTCTTGCTGGCTATGAGCACGTTTCAGCTGTGTCTTGTATTTAATGAGGTGAAGACAATATTTCCTGGGGAGTCTCATCAACCCTCCCCTCAGGTGGTAATGCCCTGTTGCGGTAACATAGAGTATTAAATAAATTCTGTGGCAAAGAGTTTGGGGCCAAGTCTCTTGTGAGTGCATCCATACTGCAAAGAATTACCCAGAGTAGACGCACTTGCCAAAGACTGCCCCCCAACACCACATCACAAAATTTATTCTATAATTTAGGTTGCCATGACTGGGCATCTCTTCTGGAGACTTAACAAGGGGAGGGGTGAATAACTTCTGAAATGCTTTAAACAGAATGCCATACCTTAACCCGCAGTAATTTACTGACACATAACCCTGTATAAACTGTTTTTTGCAAGTAGGTCATTAGTCATAGtcaattaattatcattcatGAAAAGGTACTTTACTTACAATGTATTTCTATAATTCTTTTAATGAAACTACAATCAAAGTGATATCCCATTTCAGGGCTAGGAAATGTGAGACGTCAGGGGTTCTGAAGAGATGAgtcatgcaaattatatataagttgtgcaaatcatatataacatatttgatGGGTTTTCCCCATGCCAAACTTTTTTCTGCTGCTTACACTTAAAGCTACAGCATACATAATTCTTAGGAAAGGAGgctaaagagaaaatataaacctTTTAAGTAGGGTATCTCATCACTAACCACAGTCATTGTTTAGTGAATACAACTTCGAGCAGAGTTGACTGTGTGTGGCATGGATACTTGCCACCGAGCCTTTGGACCTGGTTCACTATGACATGGTAAGGTGTCAACATGAGGGAATGGAAAAgttaaagctgttttttttttttccttctttttctttcagtttacCTGCCTGTATTTTGTATTATGCACACAGCAATTGTCCATGCCTAACTGAGCTGTAGTGAAACAACCATCagacatcatatgtatatatatttatgtatatttacctttttcttttgtcttagggagtgcatatttttttcatttttaatctacTAATGTTGCTGAAATATATTAGGACAGAGATTTATGGTATATTTTGATGATGCACAGATTTCTTCATATCCATATTAAGCTGTACATTACACACAGTATACATTACTTCAAATTAATCTGAAATATTTATGTGATGTCATTTATTGCTTTTTAACAGATAATGACTAAACTGGTTGAGTGGTTGATGGGAGCTGTCCTTATCCTGGGACCCTGGACAGCTGTAGTGACCAGCACGGTTAGTATCCTTAGTGAATATCTTCTTCAGTTTTATATTTGATTTGTAATGACTTGGTATAGTATCCCTGTATTATTGATTCTGcagacataatgatatatatgagcaGTGTTGATTGGAGTAGTTTTACTAATTACATTCAGAATTCATAACCTtgatacaattttcttttttacaggtCAAGAATGAGTTTACTGATCAGTACTTCATAtatatccttctccttcctcttgtaTTGGTTGCCATGTTTGGTTTGGTATCGGTGGCAATAATTGCACATAGAGTCTACAATTTCAATGACTGCAATGAAGCTGCAGAGGAGCTTACAAGACAGATAAAGGAAGCCAAGGAAGATTTAAGGAAGAAGGGACTAAAAATTGACTAACACAAAATGGGAATTCTAGCTTGTTCTAATTATACCTTTGTGGTTGTGGTAGGAGagctttgttaaaaaaatatcgaGATGGATGTGTCAGAATACAGTGCTTGATTTTCTCCTTTGTATTTTCTGTGAATTCTCAGTGTCTAACGAATAATCTGGTTTCAGAATATTTTTGTATGCTCGAGAAATGTGTAAGAGAACTcacttgttatttattatattcattttataataaaatataaattgaaaacaaaaatgaattttCTTTCCCAGTTTGTATAACCTttagtaaattttatatagacAGAATTACGTCTGCTTTTTGAGGAGAGTTACATCTCAAAATTGGCCTAAAATAACCTTATAGCTTGGTTTCCTTGAAAATTTATATTCTGCAGCTCCttagaataaaagataaatttgtTCATTCGTCCAAAAACTAACAACATAAGTAAAACGTGCATCATGAACCCCACAAATACATGCCTAATTTTTGCGCGATTTGCGAGACATTTCTGAACACTTCACTGGTTTTGAATGTTTGAATGTTCAACTGCTACTGACCAGAATAAAACTTTCCTAAATAGCAATACtattatagtaacaatattgcttttgttttgaaattaacaTTCAGtacatgctaataataataattattattatgattataataactattataatcataacagatTTTCAAAATGTAGCCTGTACAGTATGCAAAGTGATTACAGAATGTTTCCAAAAGTTAAGCCTGtaaatatttcaattttgagTTTAATCTGGTGGCCTATAGAATTCCATCAACAATGCACAAGGAATATATGCAGCTTTACGCtcatttcatccccccccccaaactccttGCTTCTTcttgtggggggcttaggagatggagactgggacccaatgaagGGGAtcaccctaccttggacctcagcccttgcctcaattaattttgcatgctcttttcttctcccctattcctttccttctcttcttcatcatccccttcttctgtccacttcccaaggtgtgagagctgtgctcAAAGAATGAAAGGCGAAattgtgtcagtcatgaatggcctccatgagccatgggcatggtattcccttggttaattgtctAGCCCATACCCTTCATGGGAACCCTGAGGGGaaaccatttccttttcccatttatttcaggctcaaCATGGCCAATAATTTAAAAGTTTACCCTTATTTGGGGCATTAAGGCTTTCCCCTTTATCAACTACCCCATTTAAAtttgcctctcctttgaccacagctctgactgatactaataccccctCCTTGATGTTTGCGTtcaactctatccattccaaATTATCCACCCAGATTATTACTCATCCTTCAGAATtcacatcttcctctctcccaacatcctcttacccctaccccccttattactactatacatccttattatcctccttattgccctcccaacagtactacctctctccaaaccacctcatcttcctccccccgtcatccttctactgcttccacctctacaaaccttttgagtactgtTTTTCGTCCAGCCAAGTGGGATCAGTTCTTCCCAGCCCCGTATTCTGACAATACCCttttcttccaacaatgtctccaaaaacaggtaggcaaagtttcctttcacaGACTGATTGTTCACACCTCATCACAGTTATatctgagtcccaagctcgtgcactatctaccctgaccTCAACTATTCCTGCcccaacctcatcatcatcatcaaggggctaacgccgacggggttgCATGGCCAcagccacccttcgcttccagccatgaggatcccatgaggcgagtcttcaggcaggcccatggcccatctctaattcctctccaacaggtcttgtcgagctgcccaagccatgatctcctgggttgtcccacaggtctccacCTGGGGTTGTCTcatagagagacaacctgatgtagggtcgtccacagggagatgagctaggtggccatatagcctgagttggcggtcccggattatgcaagtaacaggtcccatgccagtctcatggtgtaaccgctggttggacacgtggtcatgccaaatgtaccccatgatccggcgaagggacttgttacaaaaggcatcaagagagactccaagacactggatagcgtccaggtttcacttccatagagcaaaactggcagtatgaaggccttgaagacatgcagcttagtccttctgtaacttcaacgtcctcgctgcaagcatggatcgactgaacgggttcccctaacaggcctccaaagtccagatcttggtcttggtccaggagacctctaggcctaggggcttcgcctcattgctaaatgcatcaagagctgccaccagtgactccaaggactcagataggatggcaatatcatcggcaaattcaaggtctgagaccttgatattgcctagtgttgctccacactgactttggctagtagctctgaccattatccagtctatacaggtgttgaaaagtgttggtgcaaggaaacagccttgcctcacccctgaattaacagggaagaagttcgacagacccccaccacactttacagcactttcagtaccagtataaaggcttgctattaggccaataatctgtgtcggaattcccgagtctcaggatctcccatagcaattcccgatgcaccgagtcaaacgccttcttgaggtcgatgtcggttgcaagcaacccatgaccaaactcacgacggcgttccacaattactcgaagcgctagtatatggtctattgtggacttgccaggagttaatccagactgctccagtctctgatgcctcagtaggtggttgcggatctgaaGAAaatgggcgagaactttgcctggtatgctgagcagtgtaatgccacagtagtagCTACAATCCCtccgattccctttccccttccggagagggatgaccacacccctcagcaggtcaggggaaatggtaccagactgccagatggcagtcaggactgtatgcaggccccgagccataggttcacctcaagcctttagcagttcagtagggatatcacatatgcctgcagctttcccactcttcagcttggaaatcgccatcctaacctctgtttgggtaggaggttcttcgctgatgggtgggccggcacaggcactgagacatcgcttgcatccaagctaactgttggagggtctacctggtacaactgttcaaaatactcagcccaacgttcacaaaccccaacatgatctgagatgatccgtccatccgcagtcatctgtgaggagggcttagagttcagttttctcaaggcttggtaggcagggcaaaggtcatttaccaagaaatgaccttcaacctccttagcaagatacctgatgaactgttccttctcccttctcagcagtgtccgagccctatgcaccatggaacaacacaagacttgattcccatccagctgagccttgcgacacgcttcagtggcctctaatgtctccagggagatggaattctaccttgccctcaggtgtatgccaatggactcctgagctgcttggagtgttatgcgcttgaagagctcccacagagcaactgggtccgtcaggttgtcgagttctgtgaatcagtcagagactgccatggtgaagccatgggcacactcctcctcccttagtctgtccaggtgaaacaccttagggtggtcagtggagggacggggagttttgaaatggacccggagcaggaggctattcttgctgaTGGGATCAGCTcgtgagccatgggggccaacagacatctcatagccagctcggtcacagccggataccacattgaagtcacccagaacaatgcgaatatctcgccgggtgcaattgtctgccacagatgcgagtttggcatagaatgcctctttcatatcaattttacatacatcagcaggggcgtatacagcaataagagacatgaagccaaaagcatgcttcagtctcactgCCATAATACGCttatcaactggtgtcacctcaactaccaagggctgaagttggctggagatggctatggctacaccctggaggtggtggccATTGCTGCGGTCCgttcagtagtaggtgtacccacccacactgatcgggccgctaccaggtcttctcacttctgagagggcagccacctcaactcccagtcgctttaattcccgcgatagcagaggtaaccgctcatcctgccgcaaggaccggatgttccaaacgcctacccggaaagcacgcctgaggttaagcctcgggtggttactctgggtgcacgccatctctgccgcccccgccgaaacagccccaaataaagggggtcggcagactgCGGGACCACCACAACCTcactcccttaatacttgtaccagaactgtttccatctctccAACTGATTGTCCTGTCTATAACAAGGCCTGGGGAATTTGCCCCAAACCCCACCCTTTGCTATGTTTTGTAAATATCCTGTTCATgcagcagaaaattttcaataaataataaaattcatcaccaacaacaacaatggatACAGCAACTTCACCTGCAGCTTATCTCAGAGAAGATAAATGAGAAGGACACCAGGTAGGAAGTTTGTCATAACAGAAAATCAAATAGAAATACCACTTTCTCCATTCTCTTGTCCTCAGGCCTCGTGTAAAGGAATAAAAATCTTTGAGATTGCTCTTCTCAAAATGCTGTTTTCAACACCATATATCGAAATATTCCTTGAAAAAGGTCTGGTTGAAAAAAGTGAACAGTCTGTtacaatgtttatttttaaaataataaaaactaaaaaaacactaATGCATTTATCATCAACATTGAAGGAAAAAAGtatggaaatacaaaaaaattaagaaaattgaaaatcgtgtaaaaacaataaaaagacaaattcaAGAGATATTAATAATAGAAGGCAAAGttcattataaaaacattatgaggatttattattaatgaaaatggatgataaaatttaattttatttcaaattgaagaaatgaaaaaaaaaaaaaaaatatttatcgatCCTACAACTTTCCATCAAATTGCTCTAAATTTTGAAAGAATGTACACTGCAtagaggttaataataataataaaaaaaataaatatctgctTGTAATTAACAAAGTTGGCTATCAAGGTAACACCCCTTAACATACTTTCATCAAGTAAGGGATATTATCCCAGTAAGGATTGGTGTAGCCTAGAATGGTCAGGATTCAATGATAATTTTGGTAatgatatttatttagttataggAAGGCAAGGATgtgctatatgacatcaaaggtcatatggtgcTAAGGCAAATTATTGTAGCATAAAGGGTTTGGAacgagttaatgattagggtacagttacaggttgaacagtactagagggaggtatggtagtgaaaagggtagagagagggagctgatttggtatagtataaggtaaaggttgttagaaggggaaaaatggcAAATATGAGTTTAATGATCAGGATAAATTGACAGAACAAGGGAAtgaattaaaggaaaggaaaggtggagaagaaaagaccatgcaaaattacttGAGGTGAGAGCTGAGGACCAAGGAAGGGCTGATCCATCACAACAACGAGCAAGAGGTTGGGGGGgttggtaacaataataaattatggaaatagaaattttacaaaatacctCCAGAGAACATTGGTTTTCAGCACCTATGACAATCAGGAATGAAGCATACTTAACATCATACTGTATTAGTATAATGCTGAATCTGGAAGAACTCATCACAGGAGCCATAAAatctcaatataaaaaaaagaaatgtatattttttattgctcATAGTTTctactgaaaaatatattttccaaatcTAGTCTGATATtgcaataatgtaaataataaatatgaagtgGGATCTCTCATTTTCCAAAAGtgtatgcatgaacacacacacacacacacatatgcacacgcacacgcacacgcacacacacacacacacacacacacacacacacacacacagagctctaTGGGACTTGGACAGTTCATGTCCTTCTTTCTCGTGTGGAAGCCttggataacaaataaaaaataaatgttcacTGAAGTGCAATTCAATTGTAAATAAGAAAACCCaagtatttgtaaaatatatccaCAACATATGGGTAATGATAGAATAAATATTAGAGTGAGACAGAGTAAGACATGGGAATTAAAGTGAAATATGTTACAAAAAACAGTTggatattttttattgcatttttgcttgtaaatattaaaaattatgattttttttatcctaatgAATAAAAAGTCAATAAATAGACATTCATATTCTGGGtctctgtgtaatatatatatacacactgtgtatacacacacacaacacacacacacacacacacacggccacacgaccacacacacacacgaccacacacacacacacacacacacacacacacacccacacacacacaatctatatatatatatatatatatatatatatatatattatatattatatataataatatcatatatatatattataatcttattattataatatatatacatatatatagacatatatataatcatatacatatatttatatatatatatatatatctaattatatagtatatatacatatacatataatatatatctatatatatatatatatattatatatataatatatatattatatatccatacatattagGTAgattactatatgtaatatatatgtataaatatatctatatgttatatatataatgtaataaatgatatacatatacatacatatatatgcatataatacatatatcatattatataatatattatctatatataatatatattatatatattatataattaatatttttatatatatatatattattatatgtatattatattataaatttattgtatatattttattgtattttatattttattattatatatatatataatatattattatattattatatatatatattatatattaaaacatatataaccacaacaccaacacaacacacaacatatatataat
This genomic interval from Penaeus monodon isolate SGIC_2016 chromosome 37, NSTDA_Pmon_1, whole genome shotgun sequence contains the following:
- the LOC119596403 gene encoding dolichol-phosphate mannosyltransferase subunit 3-like isoform X1; this encodes MKIMTKLVEWLMGAVLILGPWTAVVTSTVKNEFTDQYFIYILLLPLVLVAMFGLVSVAIIAHRVYNFNDCNEAAEELTRQIKEAKEDLRKKGLKID
- the LOC119596403 gene encoding dolichol-phosphate mannosyltransferase subunit 3-like isoform X3; the protein is MTKLVEWLMGAVLILGPWTAVVTSTVKNEFTDQYFIYILLLPLVLVAMFGLVSVAIIAHRVYNFNDCNEAAEELTRQIKEAKEDLRKKGLKID
- the LOC119596403 gene encoding dolichol-phosphate mannosyltransferase subunit 3-like isoform X2; this translates as MIMTKLVEWLMGAVLILGPWTAVVTSTVKNEFTDQYFIYILLLPLVLVAMFGLVSVAIIAHRVYNFNDCNEAAEELTRQIKEAKEDLRKKGLKID